One genomic window of Pseudomonas sp. LFM046 includes the following:
- a CDS encoding ArsC family reductase → MSITLYGIKACDTMKKARTWLEEQGVAYSFHDYKASAIDRASLEKWCAEHGWETVLNRAGTTFRKLEDAQKADLDQDKAIALMLAQPSMIKRPVLDLGSRTLVGFKPDAYAAAFK, encoded by the coding sequence ATGAGCATCACCCTTTACGGCATCAAGGCCTGCGACACCATGAAGAAGGCTCGCACCTGGCTCGAAGAGCAGGGCGTGGCGTACAGCTTCCATGACTACAAGGCCTCGGCCATCGACCGCGCCAGCCTTGAGAAATGGTGCGCCGAGCACGGTTGGGAAACCGTCCTGAACCGCGCCGGCACCACCTTCCGCAAGCTGGAAGATGCGCAGAAAGCCGACCTGGACCAGGACAAGGCCATCGCGCTGATGCTGGCCCAGCCCTCGATGATCAAGCGTCCGGTGCTGGACCTGGGTAGCCGCACCCTGGTCGGTTTCAAGCCGGATGCCTACGCCGCAGCGTTCAAATAA
- the dapD gene encoding 2,3,4,5-tetrahydropyridine-2,6-dicarboxylate N-succinyltransferase — protein sequence MSNALFSIAFGVGTQNRQGNWLEVFYALPLLKPAEQLVAAVAPVVGYTAGNQAIAISTAQAAQLAVALKDIDSAQAALLTRLAESHKPLVVTLLAEDAALTSTPEAYLKLHLLSHRLAKPHGLNLTGIFPLLPNVAWTSQGAIDLAELPERQLEARLKGELLEVISVDKFPKMTDYVVPAGVRIADTARVRLGAYVGEGTTVMHEGFINFNGGTEGPGMIEGRVSAGVFVRKGSDLGGGCSTMGTLSGGGNIVISVGEGCLIGANAGIGIPLGDRNIVEAGLYITAGTKVALLDDQNQLVKVVKARDLAGQPDLLFRRNSQNGAVECKTNKTAIELNEALHAHN from the coding sequence ATGTCTAACGCTCTCTTCAGCATCGCCTTCGGCGTCGGTACCCAGAACCGCCAGGGCAACTGGCTGGAAGTCTTCTACGCCCTGCCGCTGCTCAAGCCCGCCGAGCAACTGGTGGCCGCCGTCGCCCCGGTGGTCGGCTACACCGCTGGCAACCAGGCCATCGCCATCAGCACTGCCCAGGCCGCCCAACTGGCCGTCGCCCTGAAAGACATCGACTCCGCCCAGGCCGCCCTGCTGACCCGCCTGGCCGAGAGCCACAAGCCGCTGGTCGTCACCCTGCTGGCCGAAGACGCCGCCCTGACCTCCACCCCCGAGGCCTACCTCAAGCTGCACCTGCTGTCCCACCGCCTGGCCAAGCCCCACGGCCTGAACCTGACCGGCATCTTCCCGCTGCTGCCGAACGTGGCCTGGACCAGCCAGGGCGCCATCGACCTGGCCGAGCTGCCCGAGCGCCAGCTGGAAGCCCGCCTGAAGGGCGAACTGCTGGAAGTCATCTCCGTGGACAAATTCCCGAAGATGACCGACTACGTGGTACCGGCCGGCGTGCGTATCGCCGATACCGCCCGCGTGCGCCTGGGCGCCTATGTGGGTGAAGGCACCACCGTGATGCACGAAGGCTTCATCAACTTCAACGGCGGCACCGAAGGCCCGGGCATGATCGAAGGCCGCGTTTCCGCTGGCGTCTTCGTCCGCAAGGGCTCCGACCTGGGCGGTGGCTGCTCCACCATGGGCACCCTGTCCGGTGGCGGCAACATCGTCATCTCCGTGGGCGAAGGCTGCCTGATCGGTGCCAACGCCGGCATCGGCATCCCGCTGGGCGACCGCAACATCGTTGAAGCCGGCCTGTACATCACCGCCGGCACCAAGGTGGCCCTGCTGGACGACCAGAACCAGCTGGTGAAAGTGGTCAAGGCCCGCGACCTGGCCGGTCAGCCGGACCTGCTGTTCCGCCGCAACTCGCAGAACGGCGCGGTCGAGTGCAAGACCAACAAGACCGCGATCGAGCTGAACGAAGCGCTCCACGCTCACAACTGA
- a CDS encoding cysteine desulfurase: MSLNSPWRSDFPALSALSAEGQTYLDSAATSQKPQVVLDALMGYYASGAANVHRAQHLPGERATRAFEGTRIRATHWLNAASPAEILFTRGTTEAINLLAYGLEHLFQPGDEIVISALEHHANLLPWQQLAIRRQLKLVVLPLDRSGLIDLEQARQLIGARTRLLAVSQLSNVLGRWQPLTELLPLARAQGALTVVDGAQGVVHGRHDVQALGCDFYAFSSHKLYGPDGIGVLYGRGDALARLKHWQFGGEMVHSATYQSADFHGAPLGFEAGTPAIASVIGLGAALDYLGSLDAAAIAGHEAVLHTKLLAGLAARDGVRLLGEPELALASFSIEGVHNADLAHLLTEQGIAVRAGHHCAMPLMQTLGVQGAIRVSLALYNNGDDLERFFSALDKTLELLR, translated from the coding sequence ATGTCCCTGAATTCTCCCTGGCGCTCCGACTTCCCTGCCCTCTCGGCCCTCTCCGCCGAGGGACAGACCTACCTGGACAGCGCCGCCACTTCACAGAAACCCCAGGTAGTTCTGGACGCTCTGATGGGCTACTACGCCAGCGGGGCGGCCAATGTGCACCGGGCCCAACACCTGCCCGGCGAGCGCGCCACCCGCGCTTTCGAAGGCACCCGCATCCGGGCGACCCACTGGCTGAATGCTGCCAGCCCGGCGGAAATCCTCTTCACCCGTGGCACCACCGAAGCGATCAACCTGCTGGCCTACGGCCTGGAGCACCTGTTCCAACCCGGTGACGAGATCGTCATCAGCGCCCTGGAACACCACGCCAACCTGCTGCCCTGGCAACAACTGGCCATCCGCAGGCAGCTCAAGCTGGTGGTACTGCCGCTGGACCGCAGCGGCCTGATCGACCTGGAACAGGCGCGGCAGCTCATTGGCGCCCGCACCCGCCTGCTGGCTGTCAGCCAATTGTCCAACGTGCTCGGCCGCTGGCAGCCACTGACCGAGTTGCTACCCCTTGCCCGGGCCCAGGGTGCGCTGACCGTGGTCGACGGTGCCCAGGGCGTGGTCCATGGCCGCCATGACGTGCAGGCCTTGGGCTGCGATTTCTATGCCTTCTCCAGCCACAAGCTCTACGGCCCGGACGGCATCGGCGTGCTGTACGGCCGCGGTGACGCCCTCGCACGCCTGAAGCACTGGCAATTCGGCGGAGAGATGGTCCATTCCGCCACCTACCAGAGCGCCGATTTCCACGGCGCCCCCCTGGGCTTCGAAGCCGGCACCCCGGCCATCGCCTCGGTGATCGGCCTGGGCGCCGCGCTGGACTACCTGGGCAGCCTGGACGCCGCTGCCATCGCCGGCCACGAGGCCGTCCTCCACACCAAGCTGTTGGCCGGGCTCGCCGCACGGGACGGCGTGCGCCTGCTGGGGGAACCCGAGCTGGCCCTTGCGAGCTTCAGTATCGAAGGTGTGCACAACGCCGATCTGGCCCACCTGCTCACCGAGCAGGGCATCGCCGTGCGCGCCGGCCATCACTGCGCCATGCCGTTGATGCAGACCCTGGGTGTGCAGGGTGCCATTCGTGTCTCCCTGGCCCTCTACAACAACGGCGACGATCTGGAGCGCTTCTTCAGCGCCCTGGACAAAACCCTGGAGCTGCTGCGATGA
- a CDS encoding SufE family protein produces MSLPDKAREALDAFTAASSWEQRARLLMQWGERLEALSDAERNDANRVHGCESQVWLVSECQGEHWHFRAASDARLIRGLLAVLLARVDGLNGGELAAIDLADWFNQLGLGRQLSPSRSNGLNAVLKKMREMAA; encoded by the coding sequence ATGAGCCTGCCCGACAAGGCCCGGGAAGCCTTGGATGCCTTCACCGCAGCAAGCAGCTGGGAGCAACGCGCGCGCCTGCTGATGCAGTGGGGGGAACGGCTGGAAGCCCTGAGCGACGCCGAACGCAACGACGCCAACCGGGTACACGGATGCGAAAGCCAGGTCTGGCTGGTGAGCGAATGCCAGGGCGAGCACTGGCACTTCCGCGCCGCCAGCGATGCCCGGTTGATCCGGGGCCTGCTGGCCGTGTTGCTGGCACGAGTCGACGGCCTGAATGGCGGGGAACTGGCCGCAATCGACCTGGCGGACTGGTTCAATCAGTTGGGTCTGGGCCGACAACTGTCGCCGTCACGCAGCAACGGCCTGAATGCCGTCCTCAAGAAAATGCGCGAGATGGCCGCGTAG
- the tcdA gene encoding tRNA cyclic N6-threonylcarbamoyladenosine(37) synthase TcdA: MSTDERFGGIARLYGLDGLARLQAAHVAVVGIGGVGSWAAEALARSGVGEISLFDLDDVCITNTNRQVHALEGAVGKAKVDVMAERIRAINPACVVHAVADFVTRETMADYITPELDAVIDCIDRVAAKAALIAWCKRRKIQIVTTGGAGGQVDPTQIQVTDLNKTFNDPLAAKVRSTLRRDYNFSRTPGRTYSVPCVFSTEQLRYPKPDGSVCQQKSFVGEGVKLDCAGGFGAVMMVTATFGMAAAAKAVDKLVAGARRPSERKP; the protein is encoded by the coding sequence ATGAGTACAGACGAGCGTTTCGGCGGCATCGCCCGGCTTTACGGCCTGGACGGCCTGGCCCGGTTGCAGGCGGCCCATGTGGCGGTAGTCGGCATTGGCGGCGTGGGCTCCTGGGCGGCCGAGGCCCTGGCGCGTTCCGGGGTGGGGGAAATCTCGCTGTTCGACCTGGACGATGTCTGCATCACCAATACCAACCGCCAGGTGCACGCCCTGGAGGGTGCCGTGGGCAAGGCCAAGGTCGATGTCATGGCCGAGCGCATTCGCGCCATCAATCCGGCTTGCGTGGTCCATGCCGTGGCCGACTTCGTCACTCGCGAAACCATGGCCGACTACATCACCCCTGAACTGGATGCGGTGATCGACTGCATCGACAGAGTGGCGGCCAAGGCGGCGCTGATCGCCTGGTGCAAGCGGCGCAAGATCCAGATCGTCACCACCGGTGGTGCGGGTGGCCAGGTGGACCCGACGCAGATCCAGGTCACCGACCTGAACAAGACCTTCAATGACCCCCTGGCGGCCAAGGTGCGCTCCACGCTGCGCCGCGACTACAACTTCTCCCGCACCCCGGGGCGCACCTACAGCGTGCCCTGTGTGTTCTCCACCGAGCAGCTGCGTTATCCCAAACCGGACGGCTCCGTGTGCCAACAGAAGAGCTTCGTCGGCGAGGGCGTGAAGCTGGACTGCGCCGGTGGTTTTGGTGCGGTGATGATGGTGACCGCCACCTTCGGTATGGCAGCAGCAGCCAAGGCTGTGGACAAGTTGGTGGCGGGGGCGCGTCGGCCATCGGAGCGCAAGCCGTAG
- a CDS encoding iron-containing alcohol dehydrogenase, with the protein MRNFTFYNPTRIHFGEGQIAKLARDVPEGSRVLVTHGGGSIFQNGVWQQVEQALAGHQLTRFGGIEANPQFDTLVKAAQLAKAEQCDFIVAVGGGSVIDGSKFIAAAARYEGDPLDLLSGKRITAALPMGCVLTLAATGSESNPHGVVTHVARQEKLPFSSALLYPRFAILDPSTTFSLPQRQIGNGVVDAFVHTIEQYLTYPADAPLQDRYAEGLLLTLIEEGPKALADPEDYAVRANLMWCATQALNGLLGCGVPQDWSTHMIGHELTALYHIDHAQTLAVVLPALLAERREAKREKLLQYAARVWGLKDGDEETRIDGAIRATRDFFKRMGVPTRLSEHGLDADVIPQVLAQLERHGMTALGERRDLDLEASERILLRAL; encoded by the coding sequence ATGCGCAATTTCACCTTCTACAACCCCACCCGCATCCATTTCGGCGAAGGCCAGATCGCCAAGCTGGCACGGGACGTACCTGAAGGCAGCCGGGTACTGGTGACCCATGGTGGCGGCAGCATCTTCCAGAATGGTGTCTGGCAGCAGGTGGAACAGGCCCTGGCCGGCCATCAGCTGACCCGCTTCGGCGGCATCGAGGCCAACCCGCAGTTCGACACCCTGGTCAAGGCCGCCCAGCTGGCCAAGGCCGAGCAGTGCGACTTCATCGTCGCAGTGGGTGGCGGCTCGGTGATCGACGGCAGCAAGTTCATCGCCGCGGCCGCCCGCTACGAAGGCGATCCACTGGACCTGCTCAGCGGCAAGCGCATCACCGCCGCCCTGCCGATGGGCTGCGTGCTGACCCTGGCCGCCACCGGCTCCGAGAGCAATCCCCATGGCGTGGTCACCCATGTCGCCCGCCAGGAAAAGCTGCCCTTCTCCAGCGCCCTGCTCTATCCGCGCTTTGCCATTCTCGACCCGTCCACCACCTTCAGCCTGCCGCAGCGGCAGATCGGCAATGGCGTGGTGGACGCCTTCGTCCACACCATCGAGCAATACCTGACCTATCCGGCCGACGCGCCGCTGCAGGATCGCTACGCCGAAGGCCTGCTGCTGACCCTGATCGAGGAAGGCCCGAAGGCGCTGGCAGACCCCGAGGACTACGCCGTGCGCGCCAACCTGATGTGGTGCGCCACCCAGGCCCTGAACGGCCTGCTGGGCTGCGGCGTGCCCCAGGACTGGTCGACCCACATGATCGGCCACGAACTGACCGCCCTCTACCATATCGACCACGCCCAGACCCTGGCGGTGGTGCTGCCGGCGCTGCTGGCCGAACGCCGCGAGGCCAAGCGTGAGAAGCTGCTGCAGTACGCGGCCCGCGTCTGGGGCCTGAAGGATGGCGACGAGGAAACGCGTATCGACGGCGCCATTCGCGCAACCCGCGACTTCTTCAAGCGCATGGGCGTGCCCACGCGCCTGTCCGAACATGGGCTGGACGCTGATGTCATCCCCCAGGTGCTGGCCCAGCTGGAACGCCACGGCATGACCGCCCTGGGCGAACGTCGCGACCTCGATCTGGAAGCCAGCGAACGCATCCTGCTGCGGGCGCTTTGA
- a CDS encoding glycosyltransferase → MPSRKFGLNLVIFVAVAALFTGIWALYNRPVTAPDWPEQISGYSFSPFRADQNPQQNRYPSDEQIRQDLELLSKQTDNIRTYSVDGTLADIPRLAEEFGLRVTLGVWISPDEERNEREIAKAIEIANASRSVVRVVVGNEALFRREISRKDLMGYLDRVRAAVKVPVTTSEQWHIWLKYPELAKHVDLVAAHVLPYWEFVPMEDSTEFVLERAKDLKKAFPKKPLLLSEVGWPSNGRMRGGADASQADQAIYLRTLVNALNAKGYNYFVIEAFDQPWKASDEGSVGAYWGVYNLDRQPKFAFEGPVIAIPQWRMLAVASVVMALLALAMMLIDGSALRQRGRTFLTFVAFAGGSALVWIAYDYSQQYSTWFSLTVGLLLGVGALGVFIVLLTEAHELAEAVWVRKRRRPFLPVLADAAYRPKVSVHVPCYNEPPEMVKQTLDALANLDYPDYEVLIIDNNTKDPAVWEPVRDYCEQLGPRFKFFHVAPLEGFKGGALNYILPYTAPDAEVVAVIDSDYCVDRNWLKHMVPHFADPEIAVVQSPQDYRDGDENAFKRLCYAEYKGFFHIGMVTRNDRNAIIQHGTMTMIRRSVMDELKWADWTICEDAELGLRVFKSGYAAAYAHQSFGQGLMPDTFIDYKKQRFRWAYGAIQIMKGHARSLFLGKESKLKRGQRYHFIAGWLPWVADGLNIFFTIGALLWSAAMIIVPQRVDPPLLIFAIPPLALFFFKVGKIVFLYQRAVGVNLKDAFCAAVAGLALSHTIAKAVLYGFFTKSIPFFRTPKMRTNHGLLMALAEAREEVFVMLLLWGAAIGIAVVQGLPSADVKFWVAMLLVQSLPYLAALIMAMLSSLPKGQEAEEKEVATA, encoded by the coding sequence ATGCCATCGCGTAAATTTGGACTCAACCTGGTGATCTTCGTGGCGGTCGCCGCGTTGTTCACCGGCATCTGGGCGCTTTACAACCGCCCGGTCACCGCGCCGGACTGGCCGGAGCAGATTTCCGGTTACTCCTTCTCGCCCTTCCGCGCGGACCAGAACCCCCAGCAGAATCGCTACCCGAGCGACGAGCAGATCCGCCAGGACCTCGAACTGCTGAGCAAGCAGACCGACAACATCCGGACCTACTCGGTTGACGGCACCCTGGCCGACATTCCGCGCCTGGCCGAGGAATTCGGCCTGCGGGTGACCCTGGGTGTCTGGATCAGCCCGGACGAAGAGCGCAACGAGCGGGAGATCGCCAAGGCCATCGAGATCGCCAACGCGTCCCGCAGCGTAGTCCGCGTGGTGGTGGGCAACGAAGCCCTGTTCCGTCGCGAGATCAGTCGCAAGGACCTGATGGGCTACCTCGACCGCGTACGAGCCGCCGTGAAGGTTCCGGTGACCACCTCCGAGCAGTGGCACATCTGGCTGAAGTACCCCGAACTGGCCAAGCACGTCGACCTGGTAGCCGCCCACGTACTGCCCTACTGGGAATTCGTGCCGATGGAGGACTCCACCGAGTTCGTCCTGGAGCGCGCCAAGGACCTGAAGAAGGCCTTCCCGAAGAAGCCCCTGCTGCTCTCTGAAGTGGGCTGGCCGAGCAACGGCCGCATGCGCGGCGGTGCCGACGCCTCCCAGGCCGACCAGGCGATCTACCTGCGTACCCTGGTCAACGCCCTCAACGCCAAGGGCTACAACTACTTCGTGATCGAGGCCTTCGACCAGCCGTGGAAGGCCAGTGACGAAGGTTCGGTGGGTGCTTACTGGGGCGTCTACAACCTCGATCGCCAGCCCAAGTTCGCCTTCGAAGGCCCGGTGATCGCCATCCCGCAATGGCGCATGCTGGCCGTGGCCTCCGTGGTCATGGCCCTGCTGGCCCTGGCCATGATGCTGATCGACGGCAGTGCCCTGCGCCAGCGCGGCCGCACCTTCCTGACCTTCGTCGCCTTCGCCGGCGGCTCCGCGCTGGTCTGGATCGCCTACGACTACAGCCAGCAATACAGCACCTGGTTCAGCCTGACCGTGGGACTGCTGCTGGGTGTCGGCGCCCTGGGCGTGTTCATCGTGTTGCTGACCGAGGCCCACGAACTGGCCGAGGCGGTCTGGGTGCGCAAGCGCCGCCGCCCCTTCCTGCCGGTGCTGGCCGACGCTGCCTACCGCCCGAAGGTATCGGTACACGTGCCCTGCTACAACGAGCCGCCGGAGATGGTCAAACAGACCCTCGACGCCTTGGCCAACCTCGACTATCCGGACTACGAAGTCCTGATCATCGACAACAACACCAAGGACCCGGCCGTCTGGGAACCGGTGCGCGACTACTGCGAACAACTGGGCCCGCGCTTCAAGTTCTTCCACGTCGCCCCGCTGGAAGGCTTCAAGGGCGGCGCGCTGAACTACATCCTGCCGTACACCGCGCCGGATGCCGAAGTGGTGGCGGTGATCGACTCCGACTACTGCGTCGACCGCAACTGGCTGAAGCACATGGTGCCGCACTTCGCCGACCCGGAAATCGCGGTGGTGCAGTCGCCCCAGGATTACCGCGACGGCGACGAGAACGCCTTCAAGCGCCTCTGCTACGCCGAGTACAAGGGCTTCTTCCATATCGGCATGGTCACCCGTAACGACCGCAACGCCATCATTCAGCACGGCACCATGACCATGATCCGCCGTTCCGTGATGGACGAGCTGAAGTGGGCCGACTGGACCATCTGCGAAGACGCCGAGCTGGGCCTGCGCGTGTTCAAGAGCGGCTACGCCGCTGCCTACGCGCACCAGAGCTTCGGCCAGGGCCTGATGCCCGACACCTTCATCGACTACAAGAAGCAGCGCTTCCGCTGGGCCTATGGCGCCATCCAGATCATGAAGGGGCACGCCCGCAGCCTGTTCCTGGGCAAGGAGTCCAAGCTCAAGCGCGGCCAGCGTTACCACTTCATCGCCGGCTGGCTGCCTTGGGTCGCTGACGGCCTGAACATCTTCTTCACCATCGGTGCCCTGCTCTGGTCCGCGGCCATGATCATCGTGCCGCAGCGGGTCGACCCGCCGCTGCTGATCTTCGCCATCCCGCCGCTGGCGCTGTTCTTCTTCAAGGTGGGCAAGATCGTGTTCCTCTACCAACGCGCGGTAGGTGTGAACCTGAAGGACGCCTTCTGTGCGGCGGTGGCGGGGCTTGCACTCTCCCACACGATCGCCAAGGCGGTGCTCTACGGCTTCTTTACCAAGAGCATCCCGTTCTTCCGCACCCCGAAGATGCGCACCAACCATGGCCTGCTGATGGCCCTGGCCGAAGCCCGCGAAGAAGTCTTCGTCATGCTCCTGCTCTGGGGCGCGGCCATCGGCATCGCTGTCGTCCAGGGCCTGCCCAGCGCGGACGTGAAGTTCTGGGTGGCCATGCTGCTGGTCCAGTCGCTGCCTTACCTGGCGGCGCTGATCATGGCCATGCTCTCCTCCCTGCCCAAGGGCCAGGAAGCCGAGGAGAAGGAAGTCGCCACCGCCTGA
- the dapE gene encoding succinyl-diaminopimelate desuccinylase, with product MSALSPTLELACELIRRPSVTPVDEGCQDLMMRRLEAVGFRIERMRIEDVENFWAIRGGQGPVLCFAGHTDVVPTGPVQAWQHQPFEALIDEQGMLCGRGAADMKGSLAAMVVAVERFVAEHPNHKGAIAFLITSDEEGPAHHGTKAVVERLAARGERLDWCIVGEPSSTSLVGDVVKNGRRGSLGCKLTVRGVQGHVAYPHLAKNPIHLAAPALAELAAEHWDNGNAFFPPTSFQVSNLNSGTGATNVIPGELVAVFNFRFSTESTVEGLQRRVEAILDKHGLDYHLEWALSGLPFLTQPGELLGAVSASIKAITGRDTTPSTSGGTSDGRFIATMGTQVVELGPVNATIHQVNERVLASDLDLLTDIYQQTLVRLLAQ from the coding sequence ATGTCTGCCCTCTCCCCCACCCTCGAACTCGCCTGCGAGCTTATCCGTCGTCCCTCGGTCACACCGGTCGACGAAGGCTGCCAGGACCTGATGATGCGCCGGCTGGAAGCCGTGGGTTTCCGCATTGAGCGCATGCGCATCGAGGATGTAGAGAACTTCTGGGCCATCCGCGGCGGCCAAGGTCCGGTGCTCTGCTTCGCCGGCCACACCGACGTGGTCCCCACCGGGCCGGTGCAGGCCTGGCAGCACCAGCCCTTCGAGGCGCTGATCGACGAACAGGGCATGCTCTGCGGTCGTGGGGCGGCGGACATGAAGGGTAGCCTGGCGGCCATGGTGGTGGCGGTGGAGCGCTTCGTCGCCGAACACCCGAACCACAAGGGCGCCATCGCATTCCTCATCACCAGCGACGAAGAAGGCCCCGCCCATCACGGCACCAAGGCCGTCGTCGAGCGCCTGGCGGCCCGTGGCGAGCGTCTGGACTGGTGCATCGTCGGTGAACCCTCCAGCACTTCGCTGGTGGGCGATGTCGTGAAGAACGGCCGGCGCGGCTCCCTCGGCTGCAAGCTGACCGTGCGTGGCGTGCAGGGCCACGTCGCCTACCCGCACCTGGCGAAGAACCCCATCCACCTGGCCGCACCGGCCCTGGCCGAACTGGCTGCGGAGCACTGGGACAACGGCAACGCCTTCTTCCCGCCCACCAGCTTCCAGGTCTCCAACCTCAACTCCGGCACCGGCGCCACCAACGTGATCCCCGGTGAGCTCGTGGCCGTGTTCAACTTCCGCTTCTCCACTGAGTCCACGGTGGAAGGCCTGCAGCGCCGGGTCGAGGCCATCCTGGACAAGCACGGCCTGGATTACCACCTGGAGTGGGCCCTGTCCGGCCTGCCCTTCCTCACCCAGCCGGGCGAGCTGCTGGGCGCGGTTTCCGCCAGCATCAAGGCCATCACCGGCCGCGACACCACCCCGTCCACCAGCGGCGGCACTTCCGATGGCCGCTTCATCGCCACCATGGGCACCCAGGTGGTGGAGTTGGGTCCGGTGAACGCCACCATCCACCAGGTGAACGAGCGGGTGCTGGCCAGCGACCTCGATCTGCTGACCGACATCTACCAGCAGACCCTGGTCCGCCTGCTCGCCCAATGA
- a CDS encoding putative RNA methyltransferase: MKLICPLCQAPLNASDKGVACPANHSFDRARQGYYNLLPVQHKKSRDPGDNASMVEARRRFLDGGHYAPLANRLAALAAERDPERWLDIGCGEGYYTSQLAMALPATDGYALDISREAVKRACRRAAQLHWLVASMARVPLEDASCDLLASVFSPLDWQEALRLLAPGGGLLRMGPTRTHLLELREKLYDEVRDYDDQKHLAQIPAGMRLAHSETLEYRLLLDDAEARADLLAMTPHGWRANAERRAAVIAAPFEVTVSIRYDWIEKI, from the coding sequence ATGAAACTCATCTGCCCCCTCTGCCAGGCCCCGTTGAACGCCAGCGACAAGGGCGTCGCGTGCCCGGCCAACCACAGCTTCGATCGCGCCCGCCAGGGCTACTACAACCTGCTGCCGGTACAGCACAAGAAGAGCCGCGACCCGGGCGACAACGCCTCCATGGTGGAAGCCCGTCGACGCTTCCTCGACGGCGGCCACTATGCGCCACTCGCGAACCGCCTGGCGGCGCTCGCCGCCGAACGCGACCCGGAGCGCTGGCTGGATATCGGCTGCGGCGAGGGCTACTACACCAGCCAGTTGGCCATGGCCCTTCCGGCAACCGACGGCTACGCCCTGGACATCTCCCGCGAGGCGGTGAAACGCGCCTGCCGCCGAGCCGCTCAGCTGCACTGGCTGGTGGCGAGCATGGCCCGCGTGCCCCTGGAGGACGCCAGCTGCGATCTGCTGGCCAGCGTCTTCAGCCCACTGGACTGGCAGGAGGCCTTGCGCCTGCTGGCCCCCGGTGGCGGTCTGCTGCGCATGGGGCCGACCCGCACGCACCTGCTGGAGCTGCGCGAGAAGCTGTACGACGAGGTCCGCGACTACGACGACCAGAAGCACCTGGCGCAGATTCCGGCCGGCATGCGCCTGGCTCACAGCGAGACGCTGGAGTACCGGCTGCTACTGGATGACGCCGAAGCCCGCGCTGACCTGCTGGCGATGACACCCCACGGCTGGCGCGCCAACGCCGAGCGCCGCGCAGCAGTCATCGCTGCACCGTTCGAGGTCACGGTTTCCATTCGCTACGATTGGATCGAGAAAATCTAG
- a CDS encoding cold-shock protein, translating to MADREVGTVKWFNDAKGYGFIQRESGPDVFVHYRAIRGEGHRSLLEGQKVEFSVIQGQKGLQAEDVAKV from the coding sequence ATGGCTGATCGTGAGGTCGGAACCGTCAAGTGGTTCAATGACGCCAAGGGCTATGGTTTCATTCAGCGCGAAAGCGGCCCTGATGTGTTCGTTCACTACCGCGCTATCCGTGGCGAAGGGCACCGCTCTCTGCTGGAAGGCCAGAAGGTAGAGTTTTCCGTGATCCAGGGTCAGAAAGGCCTGCAGGCGGAAGACGTCGCCAAAGTCTAA
- a CDS encoding DUF4340 domain-containing protein: MGRKGLLILALLAIGLGAAYFIQHGSSRPQPQPTSVSRELLLPDLQGKLATVTALDVWRPEQPELRLERRGELWVLPAKGDYPATGQSVAALLRALAEARKVEAKTTNPELHARVGLADKGNAEEQAIRIKLERGTEAPLELLLGKPAQQGKGQLVRLYGDNQVWLVDQALPLPATELNWLDRRVAEIPFASVRQVEVVYPNGSLLTVYRDSAEEPNLKLKQLPKGRRLAYEAAANGMATLFSGLEFADNAPLSQVQFKGKPMLEFSLSTFDGGELRGVIYGQGEQPWLVLKGKEKLDDAKVPGKLDWAYRLEPFQYQALAKKLEDVLAAK, from the coding sequence ATGGGACGCAAAGGCCTGTTGATCCTCGCCCTGCTCGCCATTGGGCTCGGCGCGGCCTACTTCATCCAGCACGGCAGTTCGCGGCCACAGCCACAGCCGACCAGCGTCAGCCGTGAGCTGCTGCTGCCCGACCTGCAGGGCAAGCTGGCTACGGTTACCGCCCTCGACGTATGGCGCCCCGAGCAGCCCGAACTGCGCCTGGAGCGCAGGGGCGAGCTCTGGGTGCTGCCGGCCAAGGGCGACTACCCGGCCACCGGCCAGTCCGTGGCGGCCCTGCTGCGGGCGCTGGCCGAGGCCCGCAAGGTGGAAGCCAAGACCACCAATCCCGAGTTGCACGCTCGTGTCGGTCTGGCTGACAAGGGCAATGCCGAGGAACAGGCGATCCGCATCAAGCTGGAACGTGGCACCGAGGCGCCCCTGGAGCTGCTGCTGGGCAAGCCGGCCCAGCAGGGCAAGGGACAGTTGGTCCGCCTCTACGGTGATAACCAGGTCTGGCTGGTGGATCAGGCGCTCCCGTTGCCTGCTACCGAGCTGAACTGGCTGGATCGCCGCGTGGCGGAGATTCCCTTCGCCAGCGTCCGGCAGGTGGAGGTGGTCTATCCGAATGGCAGCCTTCTCACCGTCTACCGCGATTCGGCCGAGGAGCCCAACCTCAAGCTCAAGCAATTGCCCAAGGGGCGGCGCCTGGCCTATGAGGCGGCGGCCAATGGCATGGCGACGCTGTTTTCCGGGCTGGAGTTCGCCGACAACGCGCCCCTTTCCCAGGTGCAGTTCAAGGGCAAGCCGATGCTGGAGTTCAGCCTTTCCACCTTTGACGGCGGCGAATTGCGCGGGGTGATCTACGGGCAGGGTGAACAACCCTGGCTGGTGCTCAAGGGCAAGGAAAAACTGGACGACGCGAAGGTGCCGGGCAAGCTGGATTGGGCCTATAGATTGGAGCCGTTCCAGTATCAGGCCCTTGCCAAGAAGCTCGAAGACGTACTTGCTGCGAAGTAG